Proteins from a single region of Microbacterium sp. zg-Y818:
- a CDS encoding UvrD-helicase domain-containing protein, with the protein MTDPAPAARDAASAPLIVVGDAGPREDDDLLRGLNEPQRRAVTYRGPALLIVAGAGSGKTRVLTHRIASLLRNREAWPSQILAITFTNKAAGEMRERVGQLVGEASRGMWISTFHSACVRILRREAEQFGFKNSFSIYDSGDSRALIKRLVKEHEADAFGLTPASVQGRISKLKNELADAESYARQANMSDPAERVFVEVFADYEKSLRRANAFDFDDLIAQTVYLFRAFPHVADVYRRRFRHILVDEYQDTNHAQYSLIRELTRPVSGASGAEPYSSGGMMIFEAEPSASGPELEGASLTVVGDSDQSIYAFRGADIRNISEFERDFPGADVVLLEQNYRSTQNILSAANAVIGNNFDRKDKKLWTDVGAGEKIVGFTGYSQHDEAQFVADEIDRLRKAGVGYSDMAVFYRTNSQSRALEEIFIRSAVPYKIMGGTKFYERAEIKDALAYLTAVANPADEMAVRRILNRPRRGIGDVTETAIARYAAEEQITFRDALANASALGVGPKLQTAISQLDAVLAEASDLMLPASGELPPPSAIAQGLTLLLNKSGYLDALRRSKDPQDEARVENLDEFVAVAREFARNNPEGTILDFLTDVALVSDADDLDDGSGSVSLMTLHTAKGLEFDTVFLTGVEEDLIPHRISAGEPGGPQEERRLFYVGITRARKRLYLSLAMTRAQFGEVSAAMPSRFLQEIPADLVHWRQSPGDVNSRGGTQSRALNARRPGGGSGSSGGFGGGSRYGDDLVPLGRSARVTDPSRFPNRVTAKVRDNGDLELAAGDRIRHDDFGEGRVDTVTGEGAKRIAHVRFDTAGAKKLLIKVAPIVKL; encoded by the coding sequence ATGACCGACCCTGCTCCGGCCGCGCGCGACGCGGCATCCGCCCCTCTGATCGTCGTCGGCGACGCCGGACCGCGGGAGGACGACGACCTGCTGCGCGGCCTCAACGAGCCCCAGCGCCGCGCCGTCACCTATCGCGGCCCCGCACTGCTGATCGTCGCGGGCGCAGGCTCGGGCAAGACCCGGGTGCTGACCCACCGCATCGCGTCGCTGCTGCGCAACCGTGAGGCGTGGCCCAGCCAGATCCTGGCGATCACCTTCACCAACAAGGCTGCCGGTGAGATGCGCGAGCGAGTGGGGCAGCTCGTGGGCGAGGCCTCCCGCGGCATGTGGATCTCGACCTTCCACTCCGCGTGCGTGCGCATCCTCCGCCGCGAGGCGGAGCAGTTCGGCTTCAAGAACTCCTTCAGCATCTACGACTCCGGTGACTCGCGCGCGCTCATCAAGCGCCTGGTCAAGGAACACGAGGCCGACGCGTTCGGGCTCACCCCGGCATCCGTCCAGGGGCGCATCTCCAAGCTCAAGAACGAGCTGGCGGATGCCGAGTCGTACGCGCGCCAGGCCAACATGAGCGACCCCGCCGAGCGGGTCTTCGTCGAGGTCTTCGCCGACTACGAGAAGTCGCTGCGGCGGGCCAACGCCTTCGACTTCGACGACCTCATCGCCCAGACGGTGTATCTCTTCCGCGCCTTCCCGCACGTCGCCGACGTGTACCGGCGGCGGTTCCGCCACATCCTGGTCGACGAGTACCAGGACACCAACCACGCGCAGTACTCGCTCATCCGCGAGCTCACCCGGCCGGTGTCTGGCGCCAGCGGCGCCGAGCCGTACTCCTCCGGCGGCATGATGATCTTCGAGGCCGAGCCCTCGGCGAGCGGCCCCGAGCTCGAGGGGGCATCGCTCACCGTCGTCGGCGACTCGGACCAGTCGATCTACGCCTTCCGCGGGGCGGACATCCGCAACATCAGCGAGTTCGAGCGCGACTTCCCGGGCGCCGACGTGGTGCTGCTGGAGCAGAACTACCGTTCGACGCAGAACATCCTGTCGGCGGCGAACGCCGTCATCGGCAACAACTTCGACCGCAAGGACAAGAAGCTGTGGACCGACGTGGGGGCGGGGGAGAAGATCGTCGGCTTCACGGGCTACTCGCAGCACGACGAGGCGCAGTTCGTCGCCGACGAGATCGACCGGTTGCGCAAGGCCGGGGTCGGGTACTCCGACATGGCGGTGTTCTACCGCACCAACTCGCAGTCCCGTGCGCTCGAGGAGATCTTCATCCGCTCGGCCGTGCCCTACAAGATCATGGGCGGAACCAAGTTCTACGAACGGGCCGAGATCAAGGACGCGCTGGCTTATCTGACCGCCGTGGCGAACCCCGCCGACGAGATGGCGGTGCGCCGCATCCTCAACCGTCCGCGTCGCGGCATCGGCGATGTCACCGAGACGGCCATCGCCCGGTACGCCGCCGAAGAGCAGATCACCTTCCGCGACGCGCTCGCCAACGCCTCCGCACTGGGCGTCGGGCCGAAGCTGCAGACAGCGATCTCGCAGCTGGATGCCGTGCTGGCCGAGGCATCCGACCTCATGCTGCCAGCCTCCGGGGAGCTGCCGCCGCCGTCGGCGATCGCCCAGGGGCTGACGCTGCTGCTGAACAAGAGCGGCTACCTCGACGCCCTGCGGCGGAGCAAGGACCCGCAGGACGAGGCGCGGGTGGAGAACCTCGACGAGTTCGTCGCGGTCGCGCGCGAATTCGCCCGCAACAATCCCGAGGGCACGATCCTGGACTTCCTCACCGATGTCGCCCTCGTCTCGGATGCCGATGACCTCGACGACGGATCCGGCTCGGTGTCGCTGATGACTCTGCACACCGCCAAGGGCCTGGAGTTCGACACGGTGTTCCTCACCGGCGTCGAGGAGGACCTCATCCCGCACCGTATCTCGGCGGGGGAGCCGGGCGGACCGCAGGAGGAGCGGCGCCTCTTCTACGTCGGCATCACCCGCGCACGCAAGCGCCTCTACCTGTCGCTGGCGATGACCCGCGCGCAGTTCGGCGAGGTCTCGGCGGCCATGCCCAGCCGGTTCCTGCAGGAGATCCCGGCCGACCTCGTGCACTGGCGGCAGTCGCCCGGCGACGTCAACTCGCGCGGCGGCACGCAGTCGCGCGCGCTGAACGCGCGCCGCCCCGGCGGCGGCTCCGGCTCGTCCGGGGGCTTCGGCGGAGGGTCGCGCTACGGCGACGACCTGGTGCCGCTCGGGCGCTCCGCCCGCGTCACCGACCCCAGCCGGTTCCCGAACCGTGTGACGGCGAAGGTGCGCGACAACGGCGATCTCGAGCTCGCCGCGGGGGACCGCATCCGCCACGACGACTTCGGCGAGGGCCGGGTGGACACCGTCACCGGCGAGGGCGCCAAGCGCATCGCCCACGTGCGCTTCGACACCGCCGGGGCCAAGAAGCTGCTGATCAAGGTCGCGCCGATCGTCAAGCTCTGA
- a CDS encoding SseB family protein yields the protein MALFSRRDKKTTAPDEVETADVAPQQEAPGVDAEAVPQVNISMSTFGKPAPAARPASVPVPEGAQRVQRGPAEAPARTESVPGLPDNVLVRQALLALPEQPEPLDIMMLMRQLLQGHLFVRVRGDARAQLAEGKQLTMAVSAVGDDRYLLAFTGGDALQASVAADGDKETSAMGQPVGAILRNVVDGPYAGFILDHATPGRRAILPKALVEKTLQDADPEFTLKNLLAGERTEETPAAVGAALATTRVWVAAGAVPGEEKRMGVSEVRGANGSRHLEVFSHPLEVAVLGRNDRAVPLTPQQLSKALVADAGLSGVVVDPAGPWIMLDRSALAPVIALTA from the coding sequence ATGGCTCTGTTCTCCCGGCGCGACAAGAAGACCACTGCACCCGACGAGGTCGAGACGGCTGACGTGGCCCCCCAGCAGGAAGCGCCGGGCGTCGACGCCGAGGCGGTGCCGCAGGTGAACATCTCGATGTCGACCTTCGGCAAGCCCGCCCCGGCGGCCCGGCCGGCGTCGGTGCCCGTGCCCGAAGGTGCCCAGCGGGTGCAGCGGGGACCGGCCGAGGCTCCGGCGCGCACCGAGAGCGTACCGGGACTCCCGGACAACGTGCTCGTGCGCCAGGCGCTTCTGGCGCTGCCGGAGCAGCCCGAACCCCTCGACATCATGATGCTCATGCGCCAGCTGCTGCAGGGCCATCTGTTCGTCCGCGTGCGCGGCGACGCCCGGGCGCAGCTGGCCGAGGGCAAGCAGCTCACCATGGCGGTCTCCGCGGTCGGCGACGACCGGTACCTGCTGGCGTTCACCGGCGGCGACGCGCTGCAGGCCAGCGTCGCGGCCGACGGCGACAAGGAGACCTCCGCGATGGGGCAGCCCGTCGGCGCGATCCTCCGCAACGTCGTCGACGGCCCGTACGCCGGGTTCATCCTCGACCACGCGACCCCGGGTCGTCGGGCCATCCTGCCCAAGGCCCTCGTGGAGAAGACCCTCCAAGACGCCGACCCCGAGTTCACGCTGAAGAACCTGCTCGCCGGCGAGCGCACCGAGGAGACTCCCGCGGCTGTGGGGGCAGCCCTCGCGACCACCCGTGTGTGGGTGGCCGCGGGCGCGGTGCCCGGCGAGGAGAAGCGCATGGGCGTCTCGGAGGTGCGCGGCGCGAACGGCTCCCGTCACCTCGAGGTGTTCTCGCACCCGCTCGAGGTCGCGGTGCTCGGCCGCAACGACCGCGCGGTGCCGCTCACCCCGCAGCAGCTGTCCAAGGCGCTCGTCGCCGACGCCGGCCTCAGCGGCGTCGTCGTCGACCCGGCCGGTCCGTGGATCATGCTCGACCGGTCGGCGCTCGCCCCGGTCATCGCGCTCACCGCCTGA
- the ligD gene encoding non-homologous end-joining DNA ligase, protein MASERITLTVPGPDGDREVGLSSPNRVLWPDLGITKHELAEYVIAVAEPFLTANGDRPVSLERFPAGIDGERFYSKNPPKGAPEYVDEVMVTYNSGRRHPQVVLREIAAAVWAVQMNTVVFHPWASLAADTDNPIELRIDLDPQPGTDFADAAAVAPALRDVLAEAGLTAFLKTSGNRGIHVFCPIEPTHEFLDVRHAVIAASRELERRMPQKVTTNWWKEERGERIFLDFNQANRDRTMAGAYSPRALPGAPVATPVTWDELAAGVDPAAFTVRTVPARLADVGDPWADLQAAPGRIDTLLQWWERDVADGLGELPFPPDFPKMPGEPPRVQPSRARQPEEG, encoded by the coding sequence ATGGCATCGGAGCGCATCACCCTCACCGTCCCCGGTCCCGACGGCGACCGGGAGGTCGGCCTCTCGAGCCCCAACCGGGTGCTGTGGCCCGATCTCGGCATCACCAAGCACGAGCTGGCCGAGTACGTGATCGCGGTGGCCGAGCCGTTCCTCACCGCCAACGGCGACCGGCCGGTGTCGCTGGAGCGCTTCCCCGCCGGCATCGACGGGGAGCGGTTCTACTCGAAGAACCCGCCCAAGGGCGCGCCGGAGTACGTCGACGAGGTCATGGTCACCTACAACAGCGGGCGTCGGCATCCGCAGGTCGTCCTCCGCGAGATCGCCGCCGCCGTCTGGGCCGTGCAGATGAACACCGTGGTCTTCCACCCGTGGGCATCGCTCGCGGCCGACACCGACAACCCCATCGAGCTGCGCATCGATCTCGACCCGCAGCCGGGCACCGACTTCGCCGATGCCGCCGCGGTGGCGCCGGCCCTGCGCGACGTGCTCGCCGAGGCGGGGCTGACCGCGTTCCTCAAGACCAGCGGCAACCGCGGTATTCACGTCTTCTGTCCGATCGAACCGACCCACGAGTTCCTCGACGTGCGCCACGCCGTCATCGCCGCCAGCCGCGAGCTCGAGCGGCGGATGCCGCAGAAGGTCACGACGAACTGGTGGAAAGAGGAGCGCGGAGAGCGCATCTTCCTCGACTTCAACCAGGCCAACCGCGATCGCACGATGGCGGGCGCCTACAGCCCACGGGCGCTCCCCGGTGCGCCGGTGGCGACGCCGGTGACATGGGACGAGCTCGCGGCGGGGGTCGACCCCGCCGCCTTCACCGTGCGCACGGTCCCCGCGCGACTCGCGGACGTCGGCGACCCGTGGGCGGATCTGCAGGCCGCTCCCGGGCGCATCGACACGCTGCTGCAGTGGTGGGAGCGTGACGTCGCAGACGGGCTCGGTGAGCTCCCGTTCCCGCCGGACTTCCCCAAGATGCCGGGAGAGCCCCCGCGGGTGCAACCCAGCCGCGCGCGGCAGCCCGAAGAGGGCTGA
- a CDS encoding AI-2E family transporter → MGLFTRSPRSISIDAPLRVDAQSPVQLGADRAPWSLWADGMGKLATRALQLILIVAVAAAVILGIQQITVVTIPLVLALILASAFAPVMSWMRRHGVPALVATLATLLAIFALLGGVGWLIVWAVRDQWSELYGQAEEGFQTVVAWARDLPFAIDQAQIDEWIGAVTDFVTSAQFGSGALAGVGAVANFITGLVLLLVILFFFLKDGPRMWAFLLRPFRGENYERAVRIGDKTVQTLGSYIRGTATVAAVDALGILIGLLILQVPLAIPLAVLVFLLAFIPIVGATVAGILAALVALVANGWVVALIVVGVVVLVNQLEGNFLQPVLMGRSMKLHAFVVLIALTVGTVLGGILGAVLAVPITAVVWGAVQVWDGDNKPARWARPKPNEAEAGSPERWARSRRKRKAVAEAAKHPVTQPVS, encoded by the coding sequence ATGGGACTGTTCACGCGCTCACCCCGCTCCATCAGCATCGACGCGCCGCTGCGGGTGGACGCCCAGTCGCCCGTGCAGCTCGGCGCCGACCGCGCCCCGTGGAGCCTCTGGGCCGACGGCATGGGCAAGCTCGCGACGCGGGCGCTGCAGCTGATCCTCATCGTGGCGGTGGCCGCGGCGGTCATCCTCGGCATCCAGCAGATCACCGTCGTCACGATTCCGCTCGTGCTGGCCCTCATCCTCGCCTCGGCGTTCGCGCCGGTGATGAGCTGGATGCGCCGCCACGGCGTGCCGGCCCTGGTGGCCACCCTCGCGACGCTGCTGGCCATCTTCGCGCTGCTCGGCGGGGTCGGGTGGCTCATCGTCTGGGCCGTGCGGGACCAGTGGAGCGAGCTCTACGGCCAGGCAGAAGAGGGATTCCAGACCGTCGTGGCGTGGGCACGGGACCTGCCCTTCGCCATCGACCAGGCCCAGATCGACGAGTGGATCGGCGCGGTCACCGACTTCGTCACGAGCGCCCAGTTCGGCTCGGGGGCGCTCGCCGGTGTCGGCGCGGTCGCGAACTTCATCACGGGGCTCGTGCTGCTGCTCGTGATCCTGTTCTTCTTCCTCAAGGACGGCCCGCGCATGTGGGCGTTCCTGCTGCGGCCCTTCCGCGGCGAGAACTACGAGCGCGCGGTGCGCATCGGCGACAAGACGGTGCAGACCCTGGGCTCCTACATCCGCGGCACCGCGACGGTGGCCGCCGTCGACGCCCTCGGCATCCTCATCGGTCTGCTGATCCTGCAGGTGCCGCTGGCGATCCCGCTGGCCGTGCTGGTGTTCCTCCTCGCCTTCATCCCGATCGTCGGCGCGACCGTCGCCGGCATCCTCGCCGCCCTCGTGGCGCTCGTCGCCAACGGCTGGGTCGTGGCGCTCATCGTCGTCGGCGTCGTGGTGCTCGTGAACCAGCTGGAGGGCAACTTCCTGCAGCCGGTCCTCATGGGACGGTCGATGAAGCTCCACGCCTTCGTCGTGCTGATCGCGTTGACCGTCGGCACGGTGCTGGGCGGCATCCTCGGGGCCGTACTCGCGGTGCCGATCACGGCCGTCGTATGGGGCGCCGTGCAGGTCTGGGACGGCGACAACAAGCCCGCCCGGTGGGCGCGCCCGAAGCCGAATGAGGCTGAGGCCGGCTCCCCCGAGCGCTGGGCCCGCTCGCGTCGCAAGCGCAAGGCGGTCGCCGAGGCTGCCAAGCACCCCGTCACCCAGCCGGTGTCGTAG
- a CDS encoding ATP-dependent DNA ligase → MYDIPAPMLAKAVPAVPDGPNYSFEPKWDGFRALVAFDGADVEIGSRGAKPLTRYFPELVEAFARLLPEPCLVDGEIVVAVGEPGAEKLDWPALSQRIHPAASRVALLSAETPAMFIAFDLLARGDRDLQAEPFATRRAELVDLLHGVPDPVHVTRTTEDAAQARRWLAEFEGAGLDGVVAKALDAPYTPGKRTMLKIKHARTADVVALGYRVHKSGQGVGSLLVGLYDSAGRLRNVGGVAAFSNARRLELVEELAPLVETDASGAAVTGETDRSRFSSAKDTSFVRLRPERVLEVRYDQLEGDRFRHTVQFERWRPDRDARSCTFEQLEAVAAYDLADVLQ, encoded by the coding sequence ATGTATGACATCCCCGCCCCGATGCTGGCCAAGGCCGTCCCCGCCGTACCCGACGGGCCGAACTACAGCTTCGAGCCCAAGTGGGACGGGTTCCGGGCGCTCGTGGCCTTCGACGGCGCCGACGTCGAGATCGGTTCGCGGGGCGCCAAGCCGCTGACCCGGTACTTCCCCGAGCTCGTCGAGGCCTTCGCCCGGCTGCTCCCCGAACCGTGTCTCGTCGACGGCGAGATCGTGGTCGCCGTGGGCGAACCCGGCGCGGAGAAGCTGGACTGGCCGGCGCTGTCGCAGCGGATCCACCCCGCGGCATCCCGCGTCGCCCTGTTGTCGGCCGAGACCCCAGCGATGTTCATCGCGTTCGACCTGCTGGCGCGCGGCGATCGCGACCTGCAGGCAGAGCCCTTCGCGACGAGGCGGGCCGAACTCGTTGACCTGCTTCACGGCGTGCCCGACCCGGTGCACGTCACCCGCACCACCGAGGATGCCGCGCAGGCGCGCCGCTGGCTGGCGGAGTTCGAGGGGGCGGGCTTGGACGGCGTCGTCGCCAAGGCGCTCGATGCGCCCTACACCCCCGGCAAGCGCACGATGCTGAAGATCAAGCACGCGCGCACCGCCGACGTCGTCGCGCTGGGCTACCGCGTCCACAAGAGCGGGCAGGGCGTCGGGTCGCTCCTCGTGGGCCTGTACGACTCCGCCGGACGGCTGCGCAACGTGGGCGGGGTGGCGGCGTTCAGCAACGCCCGCCGCTTGGAGCTCGTCGAGGAGCTGGCGCCCCTTGTCGAGACGGATGCCAGTGGCGCCGCGGTCACCGGCGAGACCGACCGCTCGCGCTTCTCGTCGGCGAAGGACACCTCGTTCGTGCGGCTGCGCCCCGAACGGGTGCTGGAGGTGCGCTACGACCAGCTCGAGGGCGACCGGTTCCGCCACACCGTGCAGTTCGAGCGCTGGCGGCCCGACCGTGACGCGCGCTCGTGCACGTTCGAGCAGCTGGAGGCCGTGGCGGCGTACGACCTGGCCGACGTGCTGCAGTGA
- a CDS encoding TrkA C-terminal domain-containing protein, translated as MRPVFEFLAAHPVLTVFLLVGLGSALGRIRIAGVSLGAIGVLFGAMGLTAWGVSTGVTIELPALIGDTGLVLFAFCVGLIAGPSFGHALRSAYPLLLVVTGFLIVAAAAAFFLGRAMGVSTLTIAGTFAGAVTNTPALAATGGSPEATVGYASAYVFGVVGPMLAVGLALRHRAGETGGSVPLVDKAVRIDTTDRPTARALRARYGGRITFSRLRAKGGADMETVGPDTEMPPGGVVNVVGPQDAVEAVAAELGHTSSLDIVHDRSRLEYRRLILSNPQLAGRTLASLGLQERFGATVPRVRRGDADIIGDASLVLQQGDRLQVVGPRDAMPALTELIGDSERGISDINPAALGVGIALGLALGFIQVPLPGGGVFALGPAAGALIVGLVFGRVRRIGPIVTTLPSTAANVLSEVGLVIFLAYAGTKAGSLIISAITSGEILRLLLLGFVITTIVVAGTYLVARHAMHTGGTRLSGVMAGTLTNPALLAFANLRTDYDTRVALAYTLVYPAAMVVKILLAQVLVAL; from the coding sequence ATGCGCCCGGTCTTCGAGTTCCTCGCCGCGCACCCCGTGCTCACCGTGTTCCTGCTGGTGGGACTGGGCTCCGCTCTCGGCCGCATCCGCATCGCCGGGGTGTCGCTCGGGGCGATCGGAGTGCTCTTCGGCGCGATGGGCCTGACCGCCTGGGGCGTGTCCACGGGCGTCACCATCGAGCTGCCCGCCCTCATCGGCGACACCGGACTGGTGCTCTTCGCGTTCTGCGTGGGACTGATCGCCGGGCCGAGCTTCGGGCATGCGCTGCGCTCCGCGTACCCGCTGCTGCTGGTCGTCACGGGGTTCCTCATCGTGGCGGCCGCAGCCGCGTTCTTCCTCGGTCGCGCCATGGGCGTCTCGACCCTCACGATCGCCGGCACCTTCGCCGGTGCCGTCACCAACACCCCCGCGCTCGCCGCCACCGGCGGCAGTCCCGAGGCGACGGTGGGCTACGCCAGTGCCTACGTGTTCGGCGTGGTCGGGCCCATGCTCGCGGTCGGTCTGGCGCTGCGCCACCGCGCCGGCGAGACCGGGGGCAGCGTGCCGCTGGTCGACAAGGCGGTACGCATCGACACGACCGACCGACCGACGGCGCGCGCGCTGAGAGCCCGTTACGGCGGCCGCATCACCTTCTCGCGACTGCGCGCCAAGGGCGGCGCCGACATGGAGACCGTCGGACCCGACACCGAGATGCCGCCCGGCGGCGTCGTCAACGTCGTCGGACCGCAGGATGCCGTCGAGGCGGTGGCCGCCGAGCTCGGCCACACATCGTCGCTGGACATCGTGCACGACCGCTCACGCCTGGAGTACCGGCGCCTGATCCTGTCGAACCCGCAGCTGGCGGGCCGCACGCTCGCGAGCCTGGGCCTGCAGGAGCGGTTCGGGGCGACCGTCCCCCGGGTGCGCCGCGGCGACGCCGACATCATCGGCGACGCCTCGCTCGTGCTGCAGCAGGGCGACCGGCTGCAGGTCGTCGGCCCGCGCGACGCCATGCCGGCGCTGACGGAGCTCATCGGCGACTCCGAGCGCGGCATCAGCGACATCAATCCCGCCGCTCTCGGGGTGGGGATCGCGCTCGGCCTCGCGCTCGGCTTCATCCAGGTGCCGCTCCCGGGCGGCGGTGTGTTCGCGCTCGGGCCGGCGGCAGGGGCACTCATCGTCGGCCTCGTCTTCGGGCGGGTGCGGCGGATCGGCCCGATCGTGACGACGCTGCCGTCGACGGCGGCGAACGTGCTGTCAGAGGTGGGGCTGGTGATCTTCCTCGCCTACGCCGGCACCAAGGCGGGCTCGCTCATCATCTCGGCGATCACCTCGGGCGAGATCCTGCGGCTGCTGCTGCTCGGGTTCGTCATCACCACGATCGTGGTGGCGGGCACCTACCTCGTGGCGCGGCACGCGATGCACACCGGCGGCACCCGGCTGTCGGGCGTCATGGCGGGAACGCTCACCAACCCCGCCCTGCTCGCCTTCGCCAACCTGCGCACCGACTACGACACCCGCGTCGCGCTGGCCTACACCCTGGTGTACCCGGCGGCGATGGTGGTGAAGATCCTGCTGGCGCAGGTGCTCGTGGCGCTCTGA
- a CDS encoding TetR/AcrR family transcriptional regulator — MSDTDAVTTARTAVVAAALDLFAAQGFEATSVEQIAQAAGVSRSTFFRQFGGKDDVVFTDHEVLLERLRAYLADDHPDPWQAVCEASVTVYRHFAADPDLARRRYAVVRQVPALRDREIVTVFRYERLFDEYLRRAIPDLDPLDAVGFAALVTAVHNHVLRRLLRGPKRVPVSVLRTALDGALQRFGVAPTSPPAEDDVVVAVFPQRMPAAEVARRVQASLSR, encoded by the coding sequence ATGAGCGACACCGACGCCGTGACCACCGCGCGCACCGCGGTCGTTGCCGCCGCGCTCGATCTCTTCGCCGCGCAGGGGTTCGAGGCGACCTCGGTCGAGCAGATCGCGCAGGCGGCCGGGGTGTCCCGCTCGACCTTCTTCCGTCAGTTCGGCGGCAAGGACGACGTCGTGTTCACCGACCACGAGGTGCTCCTCGAGCGACTGCGCGCCTACCTCGCCGACGACCACCCCGACCCGTGGCAGGCGGTGTGCGAGGCGTCGGTGACGGTGTACCGCCACTTCGCCGCCGACCCCGACCTCGCCCGGCGCCGCTACGCCGTCGTGCGTCAGGTACCGGCCCTGCGCGACCGCGAGATCGTGACGGTGTTCCGCTACGAGCGACTGTTCGACGAGTACCTGCGCCGGGCGATCCCCGACCTCGACCCGCTGGACGCGGTGGGTTTCGCCGCGCTGGTGACGGCCGTTCACAACCACGTGCTGCGCCGGCTGCTGCGGGGACCGAAGCGGGTGCCGGTGTCGGTGCTGCGCACGGCACTCGACGGCGCCCTGCAGCGCTTCGGCGTCGCGCCGACCAGCCCGCCGGCCGAGGACGACGTCGTGGTCGCCGTCTTCCCGCAGCGCATGCCGGCCGCCGAGGTCGCCCGCCGCGTGCAGGCCTCGCTCTCGCGCTAG
- a CDS encoding FAD-dependent oxidoreductase, whose amino-acid sequence MSALWKQDPRPVPTQPFERGAHRDVVIVGAGLTGLSTGVMLARDGFDVAVLDAGDVAAGASGSNTGKVSLLQGSTLSTIRAHHPASLVHAYVEANRAGQEWILAFADAAGVDRTTHTAYSYAQSADGTDTVDAEHDAAREAGLSTRIAAADELAGLPFPVARAVALDDQTALDPDDLTRALAAAFVAAGGTLHTGVRVTGMSVIPRPEVRTTLGEMTAGQVVLATGIPIIDRGLTFAKVSGSRSYCVAFDTPDPVPEGLYLSVDGPTRSLRPVAEHGSRLIVGGNGHPVGRAESERRLVEDLVTWTQQHFPGAEPTHRWSAQDYTSHNLIPFVGVLPRGLGRVRFATGYAKWGLTNAPWAALRLAAEIRGQAREELPQWMRQIGTRLTMPGDLGRGIVENAKVAAAAARGWVGAERTAVPVPRPAEGEGVVAERHGRPVGISTVGGVTRAVSAVCSHLGGVLDWNDAERSWDCPLHASRFAPDGTRLEGPARRDLPCLVQRSDD is encoded by the coding sequence ATGAGCGCTCTCTGGAAGCAGGACCCCCGTCCCGTCCCGACGCAGCCGTTCGAGCGCGGCGCCCACCGCGACGTGGTGATCGTGGGCGCGGGGCTGACCGGGCTCAGCACGGGCGTGATGCTGGCGCGCGACGGCTTCGACGTCGCCGTGCTCGACGCCGGAGACGTCGCCGCCGGGGCGAGCGGGTCGAACACCGGAAAGGTGTCGCTGCTGCAGGGGAGCACACTGTCCACGATCCGCGCCCACCACCCGGCATCCCTGGTGCACGCCTACGTGGAGGCGAACCGTGCCGGGCAGGAATGGATCCTGGCCTTCGCGGATGCCGCCGGCGTGGACCGCACGACCCACACGGCCTACTCCTATGCGCAGTCCGCCGACGGCACGGACACCGTCGACGCCGAGCACGACGCCGCCCGCGAAGCGGGCCTGTCCACCCGCATCGCCGCCGCCGACGAGCTCGCGGGTCTGCCCTTCCCCGTCGCCCGTGCCGTCGCGCTCGACGACCAGACGGCGCTTGACCCCGACGACCTCACCCGGGCGCTCGCCGCGGCGTTCGTCGCCGCCGGCGGCACCCTGCACACGGGGGTGCGTGTGACGGGCATGTCGGTGATCCCGCGGCCCGAGGTGCGCACGACCCTGGGGGAGATGACCGCGGGCCAGGTGGTGCTGGCCACCGGCATCCCGATCATCGACCGGGGGCTCACGTTCGCGAAGGTCAGCGGCAGCCGGTCGTACTGCGTCGCGTTCGACACTCCCGACCCGGTGCCCGAGGGCCTCTACCTCTCCGTCGACGGCCCCACACGGTCGCTGCGTCCCGTGGCCGAGCACGGCTCACGCCTCATCGTCGGCGGCAACGGCCACCCGGTCGGGCGCGCCGAGTCGGAGCGCCGCCTGGTCGAAGATCTCGTCACGTGGACGCAGCAGCACTTTCCCGGCGCCGAGCCCACACATCGGTGGTCGGCGCAGGATTACACCTCGCACAACCTCATCCCCTTCGTCGGCGTGCTGCCCCGCGGCCTCGGTCGAGTGCGCTTCGCCACCGGCTACGCGAAGTGGGGGCTCACCAACGCCCCGTGGGCAGCGCTGCGCCTGGCGGCCGAGATCCGCGGACAGGCCAGGGAGGAGCTGCCGCAGTGGATGCGGCAGATCGGCACCCGGCTGACGATGCCCGGCGACCTCGGACGCGGGATCGTGGAGAACGCGAAGGTCGCCGCCGCCGCCGCGCGCGGCTGGGTCGGCGCCGAGCGTACCGCGGTGCCGGTGCCCCGCCCCGCGGAGGGGGAGGGTGTCGTCGCGGAGCGGCACGGACGCCCGGTGGGCATCTCGACCGTCGGGGGCGTGACACGGGCGGTGAGCGCGGTGTGCAGCCACCTGGGCGGAGTGCTGGATTGGAATGACGCGGAGCGCTCGTGGGACTGCCCGCTGCACGCGTCGCGCTTCGCGCCCGACGGCACACGACTCGAGGGACCCGCGCGCCGAGATCTGCCCTGTCTGGTGCAGCGGTCGGACGACTGA